A region of Methyloversatilis discipulorum DNA encodes the following proteins:
- a CDS encoding XdhC family protein, with translation MDSLDLEVLTRARDWLRDGHRVMLATVVRTWGSSPRPPGALLALRDDGRAVGSVSGGCIEDDLIFRLRRDGLPTEAHAVSYGVTADEARRFGLPCGGTLQLVLEPLADAGALDDLLTRLGRGELLTRRLDLASGRAALHAGHADQALHFDGHTLISVFGPRYRLLLIGAGQLSGSLARIASSLDFAVTVCDPREEYSEEWSVPGTTLTRDMPDDVVIAMQPDARTAVIALTHDPKLDDLALMEALKSPAFYVAALGSRHNNDARRERLKEFDLSEAQIDRLRGPAGLYIGSRTPAEIAVSIAAELVAMKNGAAADTLLNVREAKVALDIAADTLSSCVLGPN, from the coding sequence ATGGACAGCCTTGATCTCGAAGTACTGACCCGCGCCCGCGACTGGTTGCGCGACGGCCACCGCGTCATGCTGGCGACGGTGGTGCGCACCTGGGGCTCGTCGCCGCGCCCGCCCGGCGCGCTGCTGGCGCTGCGTGACGACGGCCGCGCGGTCGGTTCGGTGTCCGGCGGCTGCATCGAGGACGACCTCATCTTCCGGCTGCGCCGCGACGGCCTGCCGACCGAGGCACACGCGGTGAGCTACGGCGTCACCGCCGACGAGGCGCGCCGCTTCGGCCTGCCCTGCGGCGGCACGCTGCAGCTGGTGCTGGAACCGCTGGCCGATGCCGGTGCGCTGGACGATCTGCTGACGCGACTGGGTCGCGGCGAACTGCTCACCCGCCGCCTCGACCTTGCCAGCGGCCGCGCCGCGCTGCACGCCGGCCACGCCGACCAGGCGCTGCATTTCGACGGTCACACGCTGATCAGCGTGTTCGGCCCGCGCTACCGGCTGCTGCTGATCGGCGCCGGCCAGCTGTCGGGCAGCCTCGCGCGTATCGCCAGTTCGCTCGATTTCGCGGTCACCGTGTGCGACCCGCGCGAGGAATACAGCGAGGAGTGGAGCGTGCCCGGCACCACGCTGACCCGCGACATGCCGGACGACGTGGTGATCGCGATGCAGCCGGACGCGCGCACCGCGGTGATCGCGCTGACGCACGACCCCAAGCTGGACGATCTGGCGCTGATGGAGGCGCTGAAGTCGCCCGCCTTCTACGTCGCCGCGCTCGGCTCCCGCCACAACAACGATGCACGTCGCGAACGGCTGAAGGAATTCGACCTCAGCGAGGCGCAGATCGACCGCCTGCGCGGCCCGGCCGGGCTGTACATCGGCAGCCGCACACCGGCCGAGATCGCGGTATCGATCGCCGCCGAACTGGTGGCGATGAAGAACGGTGCCGCCGCCGACACGCTTCTCAATGTGCGCGAGGCCAAGGTCGCGCTCGACATCGCGGCCGACACGCTGTCGTCGTGCGTGCTCGGCCCGAACTGA